In Hoeflea ulvae, one genomic interval encodes:
- the mnmE gene encoding tRNA uridine-5-carboxymethylaminomethyl(34) synthesis GTPase MnmE has translation MRETIFALSTGHPPAGVAVIRISGPGVRFGLETLTGSVPPARVARLCALRDSNGLVLDRGLVLYFPGPQSFTGEDVAELQIHGSRASISAVLESLSELEGYRPAEAGEYTRRAFENGCMDLTAVEGLSDLIRAETEAQRRQALGQADGTLQILYDTWAKRLTHARAMIEAELDFSDEDDIPGSVTDRIWPEMKLLAEEISDHLNKARYGEIVRDGFRVALVGAPNVGKSSLLNSLAGRDIAIVSDIPGTTRDVIETRLDLGGHLVVLQDTAGLRDTESPVELEGIRRSRLTADTADLVLELRELGTGVALTHPPLPDDKVLMLWTKSDLMEGQELRAKSDGLAISSKTGHGLDALVALISERLDKLGRGTTEGLPTRERHVLLLQTCLKEVGAALDAISAPIEIRSEHLRFAAVALGRITGTVDVEDLLGVIFSEFCVGK, from the coding sequence ATGCGAGAGACCATCTTCGCTCTGTCGACAGGGCATCCGCCTGCGGGTGTCGCTGTCATCCGGATATCCGGACCCGGGGTTCGATTCGGACTCGAAACATTGACAGGATCCGTGCCGCCTGCCCGGGTTGCACGTCTCTGCGCCCTTCGTGACAGCAACGGACTGGTGCTTGATCGCGGCTTGGTTCTGTATTTTCCGGGTCCACAATCCTTTACAGGCGAAGATGTCGCCGAGTTACAGATCCACGGCAGCCGCGCTTCGATTTCAGCAGTTTTGGAGTCATTGTCAGAACTCGAGGGCTATCGGCCTGCCGAGGCCGGAGAATATACGCGCCGCGCGTTCGAGAACGGGTGTATGGATCTGACCGCTGTCGAAGGTCTGTCTGACCTGATCCGGGCTGAAACAGAGGCCCAGCGGCGGCAAGCCCTCGGCCAGGCCGATGGGACGTTGCAAATTCTCTACGATACCTGGGCCAAACGTCTGACCCATGCTCGAGCCATGATCGAGGCGGAACTCGATTTTTCTGATGAAGATGACATTCCCGGATCCGTGACGGACCGGATCTGGCCGGAGATGAAGCTTTTGGCGGAGGAAATCTCCGACCATTTGAACAAGGCCCGCTATGGGGAGATTGTGCGCGATGGATTCCGGGTGGCGTTGGTCGGTGCGCCGAATGTCGGCAAATCCTCCCTGCTCAACAGTCTCGCGGGACGCGATATCGCCATCGTGTCCGATATCCCCGGGACAACGCGGGACGTGATTGAAACCCGCCTGGATCTCGGTGGTCACCTGGTGGTGCTGCAGGACACGGCGGGATTGCGCGACACCGAGAGCCCGGTTGAACTGGAAGGTATCAGGCGAAGCCGGCTGACCGCCGACACCGCCGACCTGGTTCTGGAATTGCGGGAATTGGGCACCGGAGTTGCGCTCACTCATCCGCCCCTTCCGGATGACAAGGTTCTCATGCTCTGGACCAAGTCCGATTTGATGGAGGGGCAGGAATTACGAGCCAAATCCGATGGCCTTGCTATTTCAAGCAAAACCGGACACGGACTGGACGCGCTTGTTGCCCTGATCAGCGAGAGACTGGACAAGTTAGGTCGGGGGACTACGGAAGGTCTCCCGACACGAGAGCGCCATGTTTTGCTGCTACAGACTTGCCTGAAAGAAGTCGGCGCTGCTCTTGACGCCATTTCTGCCCCGATTGAAATTCGGTCGGAACACCTGCGGTTTGCCGCTGTAGCGTTGGGCAGGATCACCGGAACCGTGGACGTGGAAGATCTTCTCGGCGTGATTTTCTCGGAATTTTGCGTCGGCAAGTGA
- the rho gene encoding transcription termination factor Rho — translation MQEMKLQELKNKTATDLLAFAESVEVENAGVLRKQELMFAILKQLAAQEVEIIGEGVVEVLQDGFGFMRSANANYLPGPDDIYISPSQIRRFSLKTGDTVEGPIRGPKEGERYFALLKVNTINFEDPEKIRHKVHFDNLTPLYPDERFKMEVDNPTTKDISARVIDLVAPIGKGQRGLIVAPPRTGKTVLLQNIAHSITANHPDCYLIVLLIDERPEEVTDMQRSVKGEVVASTFDEPAVRHVQVAEMVIEKAKRLVEHGRDVVILLDSITRLGRAYNTVVPSSGKVLTGGVDANALQRPKRFFGAARNIEEGGSLTIIATALIDTGSRMDEVIFEEFKGTGNSEIVLDRKVADKRIFPSMDILKSGTRKEDLLVPKQDLQKIFVLRRILAPMGTTDAIEFLIDKLKQTKTNSDFFDSMNT, via the coding sequence ATGCAGGAAATGAAGCTTCAAGAGCTCAAGAACAAAACCGCCACCGATTTGCTGGCGTTTGCTGAATCCGTCGAGGTCGAGAACGCCGGTGTTCTGCGCAAGCAGGAACTGATGTTTGCGATTCTCAAGCAACTGGCGGCACAGGAAGTCGAAATCATCGGCGAAGGTGTTGTCGAAGTGCTGCAGGACGGCTTCGGCTTCATGCGCTCGGCCAATGCCAACTATCTCCCCGGCCCCGACGACATCTATATTTCGCCGTCGCAGATCCGCCGCTTCTCGCTGAAAACCGGCGATACGGTTGAAGGCCCGATCCGTGGACCGAAGGAAGGTGAGCGCTATTTCGCGCTGCTCAAGGTCAACACGATCAATTTCGAGGATCCTGAAAAGATCCGCCACAAGGTGCATTTCGACAATCTGACACCGCTCTATCCCGATGAGCGGTTCAAGATGGAGGTCGACAATCCGACCACCAAGGACATTTCCGCACGGGTCATCGACCTGGTGGCGCCGATTGGCAAGGGCCAGCGTGGCCTGATCGTGGCTCCGCCGCGCACCGGTAAGACTGTTCTGCTGCAAAACATTGCCCATTCGATTACGGCCAACCATCCCGATTGCTATCTCATCGTGCTGTTGATCGACGAACGGCCGGAAGAAGTCACCGACATGCAGCGCTCGGTTAAGGGCGAGGTTGTGGCATCAACCTTCGATGAACCTGCCGTACGTCACGTCCAGGTCGCCGAAATGGTGATCGAAAAGGCCAAGCGCCTGGTCGAACATGGCCGTGATGTCGTCATCCTGCTGGATTCGATCACGCGTCTGGGCCGGGCTTACAACACCGTCGTGCCATCATCGGGCAAGGTGCTGACCGGTGGTGTTGACGCCAATGCGCTGCAGCGGCCGAAGCGCTTCTTCGGTGCGGCGCGTAACATTGAAGAAGGCGGCTCGCTGACCATCATCGCCACGGCGCTGATCGATACAGGCTCGCGCATGGACGAGGTGATCTTCGAAGAGTTCAAGGGCACCGGCAACTCGGAAATCGTTCTTGACCGCAAGGTTGCAGACAAGAGAATTTTCCCGTCAATGGATATTCTCAAATCCGGCACTCGCAAGGAAGATCTGCTGGTTCCCAAGCAGGATTTGCAGAAGATCTTCGTGCTGCGCCGTATCCTTGCGCCGATGGGAACCACCGATGCAATCGAGTTCCTGATCGACAAGCTCAAGCAGACAAAGACCAACAGCGACTTCTTCGATTCGATGAATACCTGA
- the hemJ gene encoding protoporphyrinogen oxidase HemJ has product MTQERATSAGEGNKARGKAYLSIAVVVGLAAMAWWFDPDWLYGWLKVLHVVAVISWMVGLFYLPRLFVYHAEAPAGSEPAETFVVMEQRLVKVIMAPAMMISWAAGLWLAWSGFGFFGLWLWVKIAAVVGLTVFHVFLSRSAKRFARGENSWTARQWRMANEIPTVLMIIAVIMVIIKPFA; this is encoded by the coding sequence GTGACCCAGGAGCGCGCAACCAGTGCCGGTGAAGGCAACAAGGCCCGTGGCAAGGCCTATCTGTCGATTGCAGTGGTGGTCGGGCTGGCGGCCATGGCCTGGTGGTTTGATCCCGATTGGCTTTATGGCTGGCTCAAGGTGCTGCATGTCGTTGCAGTGATTTCCTGGATGGTCGGATTGTTCTATCTGCCGCGGCTGTTCGTCTATCATGCCGAGGCGCCAGCCGGCAGCGAACCGGCGGAAACCTTCGTGGTAATGGAGCAGCGGCTGGTGAAGGTGATCATGGCGCCGGCCATGATGATTTCCTGGGCCGCGGGTCTCTGGCTGGCCTGGAGCGGTTTCGGCTTTTTCGGCCTGTGGCTGTGGGTCAAGATCGCGGCCGTTGTCGGACTGACCGTGTTCCACGTGTTCCTGAGCCGGTCTGCGAAGCGCTTTGCCAGGGGCGAAAACAGCTGGACGGCGCGGCAATGGCGCATGGCCAACGAGATCCCGACCGTGCTGATGATCATTGCTGTAATCATGGTGATCATCAAGCCATTCGCCTGA
- the hemE gene encoding uroporphyrinogen decarboxylase — MTNPIDRKVMKVLTGETVFPPPIWLMRQAGRYLPEYRATRKTAKGFLDVCYTPDLAVEVTLQPIRRFGFDAAILFSDILVIPDALDRNVRFVEGTGPLMDPISPEAIGQLDASGMHAHLAPVYETVRRLRAELPSETTLLGFCGAPWTVATYMIAGRGTPDQAPARLFAMQHPDEFMTLLNLLSEISADYLIAQIDAGADAVQIFDSWAGVLGERDFANFSVGPMKRMVDRIRAERPGIPIIGFAKGAGAMLLNYRDLTGIDCVGLDWTVPSGLAREIQKGGAVQGNLDPLLMVAGGSALDRGVDEVLETLGNGPLIFNLGHGITPQADPDNVTRLINRVRGAQQQ, encoded by the coding sequence ATGACAAATCCGATTGATCGCAAGGTGATGAAAGTGCTGACTGGGGAGACAGTGTTCCCACCACCGATCTGGCTGATGCGACAGGCAGGGAGATATCTGCCGGAGTACCGGGCGACACGGAAGACAGCCAAGGGATTTCTGGATGTCTGCTACACACCGGATCTGGCCGTCGAAGTGACTTTGCAGCCGATCCGCCGGTTTGGCTTTGATGCGGCGATCCTGTTTTCGGACATTCTGGTTATTCCCGATGCGCTTGACCGTAATGTGCGTTTTGTCGAGGGAACCGGGCCCTTGATGGATCCGATTTCACCTGAAGCCATCGGCCAACTTGATGCCTCCGGGATGCATGCCCATCTGGCACCGGTTTATGAAACCGTGCGGCGGTTGCGTGCGGAATTGCCTTCAGAAACGACGCTGCTGGGGTTTTGCGGTGCGCCCTGGACCGTGGCGACCTACATGATTGCCGGCCGTGGAACGCCTGACCAGGCACCGGCGCGGCTGTTTGCCATGCAGCATCCCGACGAATTCATGACCCTGCTCAACCTGCTGTCGGAGATTTCGGCCGACTACCTGATCGCCCAGATCGATGCGGGCGCGGATGCGGTGCAGATCTTTGATTCCTGGGCCGGCGTGCTGGGCGAGCGGGATTTTGCCAATTTCTCTGTCGGGCCAATGAAGCGGATGGTCGACAGGATCCGCGCCGAAAGACCTGGCATACCGATCATCGGTTTTGCCAAGGGCGCCGGTGCAATGCTTCTCAACTATCGCGACTTGACCGGGATCGATTGCGTCGGGCTGGACTGGACGGTTCCGTCCGGACTGGCGCGCGAGATCCAGAAGGGCGGCGCCGTACAGGGCAATCTCGATCCCTTGCTGATGGTGGCCGGCGGGTCTGCTCTGGATCGGGGTGTCGACGAGGTACTGGAAACGCTGGGCAATGGCCCGCTGATCTTCAACCTGGGCCACGGAATCACGCCGCAGGCGGACCCGGACAATGTCACACGTCTGATCAACCGTGTCAGGGGCGCTCAGCAGCAGTGA